Proteins found in one Pseudorasbora parva isolate DD20220531a chromosome 11, ASM2467924v1, whole genome shotgun sequence genomic segment:
- the slc9a6a gene encoding sodium/hydrogen exchanger 6a, with protein sequence MGSTCEINAAMSVWRRLPLFVLASSLCLCLSRAEDSAMENIVTEKKAEESHRQDSADLLIFIMLLTLTILTIWLFKHRRFRFLHETGLAMIYGLLVGVVLRYAIHVPSNMNNVTLSCNVNASPATLLMNVSGKFYEYTLKGEIGANKVNDIQDNEMLRKVTFDPEVFFNILLPPIIFHAGYSLKRRHFFRNLGSILVYAFVGTVVSCFIIGLLMYGCVTLMKQIGQLGGDFFFTDCLFFGAIVSATDPVTVLAIFNELHVDADLYALLFGESVLNDAVAVVLSSSIVAYQPEGDNTHTFEAMAMLKSFGIFLGVFSGSFALGVATGVVTALVTKFTKLRDLPLLETALFFLMSWSTFLLAEACGFTGVVAVLFCGMTQAHYTFNNLSPESQDRTKQLFELLNFLAENFIFSYMGLTLFTFQNHVFNPIFILGAFLAVFLGRAANIYPLSFLLNLGRKNKISPNLQHMMMFAGLRGAMTFALSIRDTATYARQMMFSTTLLVVFFTVWFCGGGTTQMLSCQKIRVGVDADQENSIGPDGVVRRSTKHESAWPFRIWYNFDHNYLKPILTHSGPPLTATLPTCCGPLARCLTSPQAYENEGQLKDDDSDLILNDGDITLTYGDITVSTDASGAHTSGTAIGGVAVNSDEALDRELAFGDHELVIRGTRLVLPMDDSEPPLPLDSHRNRHKYEAMS encoded by the exons ATGGGCTCTACATGTGAAATCAACGCGGCGATGAGTGTTTGGAGAAGACTGCCTCTGTTTGTTTTGGCGAGCTCCCTCTGCTTGTGCCTTAGCAGAGCTGAAGACAGTGCGATGGAGAACATCGTGACAGAGAAGAAAGCTGAAGAAAGCCACAGACAAGACAGTGCCGACCTGCTGATCTTTATCATGCTCCTCACCCTGACAATATTGACCATATGGTTGTTCAAACACCGCCGGTTCAGGTTTCTTCACGAGACTGGTCTGGCTATGATATATG GGTTGCTTGTGGGTGTCGTCCTGCGTTATGCTATTCATGTACCCAGCAACATGAACAATGTTACATTGAGCTGTAATGTCAATGCCAGTCCAGCCACACTGCTGATGAATGTCAGTGGTAAGTTCTATGAGTACACACTGAAAGGAGAGATCGGTGCCAATAAAGTCAATGACATTCAGGACAACGAGATGCTCCGCAAG GTGACCTTTGACCCAGAGGTCTTCTTCAATATTCTCTTACCCCCCATCATTTTTCATGCTGGATACAGTTTAAAACGA AGACATTTCTTCAGGAACTTGGGTTCCATTCTTGTCTATGCATTTGTGGGAACCGTGGTGTCTTGTTTCATCATCGG ATTGTTAATGTACGGCTGTGTGACGCTGATGAAGCAAATCGGCCAGCTGGGTGGTGACTTCTTCTTTACTGATTGCCTTTTCTTTGGCGCCATTGTCTCAGCCACTGACCCAG tgACAGTTCTGGCCATCTTTAATGAGCTGCACGTGGATGCTGACCTGTACGCTCTGCTGTTTGGAGAAAGTGTCCTGAATGATGCCGTTGCGGTCGTACTGTCCTC CTCAATTGTAGCATATCAGCCTGAGGGAGACAACACTCACACGTTTGAAGCCATGGCCATGCTGAAGTCCTTTGGTATCTTCCTGGGggtcttcagtggttcttttgCTCTTGGAGTGGCAACTGGAGTCGTAACTGCATTG GTTACTAAGTTCACTAAGCTTAGGGATTTGCCCTTGCTGGAGACGGCACTGTTCTTCCTAATGTCCTGGAGCACATTCCTACTGGCTGAGGCCTGTGGATTTACAG GTGTGGTGGCGGTTTTGTTCTGTGGGATGACACAGGCCCATTACACCTTTAACAACCTGTCTCCTGAATCTCAGGACAGGACTAAACAA TTATTCGAGCTACTGAATTTCCTAGCTGAGAACTTCATATTTTCCTACATGGGCTTGACATTGTTTACCTTCCAGAACCACGTCTTCAACCCAATCTTCATATTGGGTGCATTC CTGGCTGTGTTTCTGGGCAGAGCAGCGAACATCTATCCCCTCTCCTTCTTGCTGAACTTGGGCCGCAAAAATAAGATCAGCCCCAATCTCCAGCACATGATGATGTTTGCAG GTCTTCGTGGCGCCATGACTTTTGCCCTGTCAATCAGGGACACAGCCACATATGCACGGCAGATGATGTTCTCCACCACGCTGCTGGTGGTTTTCTTCACTGTTTGGTTCTGTGGTGGAGGCACAACTCAGATGCTGTCCTGCCAGAAAATCCG TGTTGGAGTGGATGCAGATCAGGAGAACTCA ATCGGGCCTGATGGAGTTGTGAGGAGGAGCACTAAACATGAGAGCGCCTGGCCCTTCAGGATTTGGTATAACTTTGATCACAA TTATCTGAAGCCCATTCTGACCCACAGCGGGCCACCACTCACTGCCACACTTCCTACCTGCTGTGGCCCTCTGGCACGCTGCCTCACCAGCCCACAGGCGTATGAG AATGAGGGGCAGCTGAAAGACGACGACTCCGACCTGATCCTGAATGACGGTGACATCACGCTGACATACGGAGACATCACCGTGAGCACAGACGCTTCAGGAGCTCACACGAGCGGTACGGCCATCGGAGGAGTGGCCGTGAACTCTGACGAGGCTCTGGATCGAGAGCTGGCTTTCGGCGACCATGAGCTGGTGATCAGAGGCACCCGATTGGTCCTGCCCATGGATGATTCGGAGCCTCCGCTTCCTCTTGACTCCCACCGCAACCGGCACAAGTACGAAGCGATGAGTTGA